A portion of the Nitratidesulfovibrio termitidis HI1 genome contains these proteins:
- the tsaB gene encoding tRNA (adenosine(37)-N6)-threonylcarbamoyltransferase complex dimerization subunit type 1 TsaB, with protein sequence MTHSTGAAGGTAGGAAGATGACETDGDGAITLALNAAESRVQAAALRDGEALFAQEWHVPSQGTELLAPALADAFARMRLSLHDVRRIACVQGPGSFTGLRLVLSTAAGMARALDAELAGLSYTQLLACGPLLPRGTVLWVLTHARRGLVHMQAFRMPGETLDAVGADAPDAPDATVAATPAPLPEALTPVEAATLDAAVARIVAFQSGLEHAEDKSAATGCDTDAAVARIVAFQSDLEHAEDKSAATGCDTDAAPSVWLMGSGATRNRAVLTQALAELLPQARFLPSRFDHPAPALLLPLASAAAYGPDDVQPLYVRPCDAEENLPAMAAARGMDPEQARLELARLTSAPLADISLADTPPVNTPLTGA encoded by the coding sequence ATGACCCACTCGACCGGGGCAGCAGGGGGGACCGCAGGAGGGGCAGCAGGGGCAACGGGAGCCTGCGAGACCGACGGCGACGGGGCCATCACCCTGGCCCTGAACGCGGCGGAATCGCGCGTGCAGGCCGCAGCCCTGCGCGACGGCGAAGCCCTGTTCGCGCAGGAATGGCATGTGCCCTCGCAGGGCACGGAACTGCTGGCCCCGGCCCTGGCCGACGCCTTTGCGCGGATGCGCCTTTCGCTGCACGATGTGCGGCGCATCGCCTGCGTGCAGGGGCCCGGCAGCTTCACCGGGCTGCGCCTGGTGCTGTCCACGGCGGCGGGCATGGCCCGCGCGCTGGATGCGGAGTTGGCGGGGCTTTCGTACACGCAACTGCTGGCCTGCGGCCCGCTGTTGCCGCGCGGCACGGTGCTGTGGGTGCTGACCCACGCCCGGCGCGGGCTGGTGCACATGCAGGCCTTCCGCATGCCCGGCGAGACTCTGGACGCCGTGGGTGCCGACGCCCCCGACGCCCCCGACGCCACTGTCGCTGCCACTCCCGCCCCTCTGCCTGAGGCACTGACCCCGGTGGAGGCGGCGACGCTTGACGCCGCCGTGGCCCGGATAGTGGCATTTCAATCAGGTTTAGAACATGCCGAGGACAAATCGGCGGCGACCGGATGCGATACTGACGCCGCCGTGGCCCGGATAGTGGCATTTCAATCAGACTTAGAACATGCCGAGGACAAATCGGCGGCGACCGGATGCGATACCGACGCCGCCCCCAGCGTCTGGCTGATGGGCAGCGGGGCCACCCGCAACCGGGCCGTCCTGACCCAGGCCCTGGCGGAACTGCTGCCGCAGGCGCGCTTTCTGCCCAGCCGGTTCGACCACCCCGCCCCCGCCCTGCTGCTGCCCCTGGCCTCCGCTGCCGCCTACGGCCCCGACGACGTGCAACCGTTGTACGTGCGCCCCTGCGACGCAGAGGAAAACCTGCCCGCCATGGCCGCCGCGCGCGGCATGGACCCGGAACAGGCCCGGCTGGAACTGGCCCGGCTGACCAGTGCACCGCTGGCAGACATCTCTCTGGCCGACACGCCCCCGGTCAACACTCCGCTGACCGGCGCGTAG
- the dxr gene encoding 1-deoxy-D-xylulose-5-phosphate reductoisomerase, giving the protein MIRYISRMPDRAWEDAAPRTVTLLGSTGSIGASALKVVETHPGLFRVAALAGARNVRLLAEQAARHRPPHLGVLDEAGAAELRALLPAGYAPDIHVGPEGYATLAALPEASTVLSAQVGAAGLRATVAAARSGKVICLANKESLVLAGALIRQICAETGAVVLPVDSEHNAVFQALRVHDTLQDGARAPDAVRRVILTASGGPFRGRDRAFLASVTREQALNHPNWSMGAKITIDSATLMNKGLEVIEAYHLYGVAPDAIEVVVHPQSIVHSLVEYADGSQIAHLGTPDMRIAIAYCMAWPRCVDTGVAPLDLVRAGSLTFEAPDLSSFPCLALARRVLAREASTPGGAGLPVVLNAANEAAVELFLKGRIGFMDIPALIERALDVHEAETPGTEAADDKLPDTAETFLMHDIDHIEALDAATRRRVRHWADAAGTQGTGNA; this is encoded by the coding sequence ATGATCCGCTACATTTCGCGCATGCCGGACCGGGCATGGGAAGACGCCGCGCCGCGCACGGTAACCCTGCTGGGCAGCACCGGCTCCATCGGCGCCAGCGCGCTGAAAGTGGTCGAGACGCATCCCGGCCTGTTCCGGGTGGCCGCGCTGGCAGGTGCGCGCAACGTACGCCTGCTGGCCGAACAGGCCGCCCGCCACCGCCCGCCTCACCTCGGCGTGCTGGACGAAGCGGGCGCGGCGGAGCTGCGCGCGCTGCTGCCCGCCGGATACGCGCCGGACATCCACGTGGGGCCGGAAGGGTACGCCACGCTGGCGGCCCTGCCGGAGGCCTCCACGGTGCTGTCCGCCCAGGTAGGCGCTGCCGGGCTGCGCGCCACGGTGGCTGCGGCGCGGTCGGGCAAGGTGATCTGCCTCGCCAACAAGGAATCACTGGTGCTGGCGGGCGCGCTGATCCGGCAGATTTGCGCCGAAACAGGCGCGGTGGTGCTGCCCGTGGATTCGGAGCACAACGCCGTGTTCCAGGCCCTGCGGGTGCATGATACCTTGCAGGACGGGGCGCGCGCACCCGATGCCGTGCGGCGGGTCATCCTTACCGCGTCCGGCGGCCCGTTCCGAGGGCGCGATCGGGCCTTCCTGGCCTCGGTCACCCGCGAGCAGGCCCTGAATCATCCGAATTGGTCCATGGGCGCGAAAATCACCATCGATTCCGCCACCCTGATGAACAAGGGGCTGGAGGTCATCGAGGCCTACCACCTGTACGGGGTGGCCCCGGACGCCATAGAGGTGGTGGTGCACCCGCAGTCCATCGTGCATTCGCTGGTGGAATACGCCGACGGCTCGCAGATCGCCCACCTGGGCACGCCGGACATGCGCATCGCCATCGCCTACTGCATGGCCTGGCCGCGCTGCGTGGACACCGGAGTGGCCCCGCTGGACCTGGTGCGGGCGGGCAGCTTGACCTTCGAGGCCCCCGACTTATCCTCTTTCCCGTGTCTTGCGCTGGCGCGGCGCGTGCTTGCGCGCGAAGCCAGCACCCCCGGCGGCGCGGGTCTGCCCGTGGTGCTCAACGCCGCCAACGAGGCGGCGGTGGAACTTTTCCTGAAGGGCCGCATCGGGTTCATGGACATTCCCGCGCTGATCGAACGGGCGCTGGACGTCCATGAAGCGGAAACGCCTGGCACTGAAGCGGCGGACGACAAATTGCCTGACACCGCCGAAACATTTCTGATGCACGACATCGACCACATAGAGGCGCTCGACGCCGCAACCCGCCGCCGCGTACGCCACTGGGCAGACGCGGCAGGCACGCAAGGAACGGGCAACGCATGA
- a CDS encoding pyridoxal phosphate-dependent decarboxylase family protein, protein MQRHETLDLEDFEALLHRAATMIADRVERIGPCAEGPVVHPATFDELAALIPSDWPEAGAGAHAVLDDVARCIEPYATRIGHPRFLAWITTSPAPAGTLGDIVCTGLNQAPLSFKGGPAATVLEHVVIGWLARLFGLPEAGAGTNGTGTDGAGGTIVSGGTMANLMGLTVARHTHFPEAATKGLAGIGRTPVLYVSDQGHMSIERSAVLLGLGADNVRAIPSGTDNSMDVTALRAAIATDRAAGLAPFCVVAQAGSVTTGAVDPLPEIADVCAAEGPWFHVDAAYGGASMLTEEGRALLAGIDRADSICVDPHKWFFIPLECGVTLFRSRARQIATFRARASYLGEENPHDLKNTTFILSRANRALKVWFAFRTYGRERLRRIVTRNMELARQFRDLCAASPEWVVLAPVQLSIACARYLPQGDGWTEEDVDRLQVRLLERLEASGEGFLTPAMVRGRAGVRLCVANHRTSEADIRLLFDLMTTLGRELAAQGPQGLRAPQPPQA, encoded by the coding sequence ATGCAACGACACGAGACACTTGACCTGGAAGATTTTGAAGCCCTGCTGCACCGGGCGGCGACCATGATCGCGGACCGGGTGGAACGCATTGGCCCGTGCGCCGAGGGGCCGGTGGTGCACCCGGCAACGTTCGACGAACTGGCGGCGCTGATTCCGTCCGACTGGCCGGAGGCGGGCGCGGGAGCGCACGCGGTGCTGGACGATGTGGCGCGGTGCATAGAGCCGTACGCCACGCGCATCGGGCACCCGCGCTTTCTGGCATGGATAACCACCAGCCCGGCCCCGGCGGGCACGCTGGGCGACATCGTGTGCACGGGGCTGAACCAGGCGCCGCTGTCGTTCAAGGGCGGCCCGGCGGCCACGGTGCTGGAGCACGTGGTCATCGGCTGGCTGGCCCGGCTGTTCGGCCTGCCGGAGGCTGGCGCGGGTACGAATGGCACGGGTACGGACGGCGCGGGCGGCACCATCGTGTCCGGCGGCACCATGGCCAACCTGATGGGCCTGACCGTGGCGCGCCATACGCACTTTCCGGAGGCGGCCACCAAGGGCCTTGCGGGCATCGGGCGCACCCCGGTGCTGTATGTTTCCGACCAGGGGCACATGTCCATCGAGCGTTCGGCGGTGCTGCTGGGCCTTGGCGCGGACAACGTGCGCGCCATTCCCTCCGGCACGGACAACAGCATGGACGTGACGGCCCTGCGCGCGGCAATCGCGACTGACAGGGCGGCGGGCCTTGCCCCGTTCTGCGTGGTGGCTCAGGCAGGCTCGGTGACCACCGGCGCGGTGGACCCGCTGCCGGAAATCGCCGACGTGTGCGCCGCGGAAGGGCCGTGGTTCCATGTGGATGCGGCCTACGGCGGGGCATCCATGCTGACGGAAGAGGGCCGCGCGCTGCTGGCGGGCATCGACCGGGCGGACTCCATCTGCGTGGACCCGCACAAGTGGTTTTTCATCCCCCTGGAATGCGGGGTAACACTGTTCCGCAGCAGGGCACGACAGATCGCCACGTTCCGGGCGCGCGCCTCGTATCTGGGCGAGGAAAACCCGCACGACCTCAAGAACACCACCTTCATCCTCAGCCGCGCCAATCGCGCCCTGAAGGTGTGGTTCGCCTTTCGTACGTATGGCCGCGAGCGGCTGCGGCGCATCGTGACGCGCAACATGGAACTGGCCCGGCAGTTCCGCGACCTGTGCGCCGCCTCGCCGGAATGGGTGGTGCTGGCCCCGGTGCAACTGTCCATTGCCTGCGCGCGTTACCTGCCGCAGGGGGACGGCTGGACCGAGGAAGACGTGGACCGCTTGCAGGTGCGCCTGCTGGAGCGGCTGGAAGCCTCGGGTGAAGGATTCCTGACCCCGGCCATGGTGCGCGGACGGGCCGGGGTGCGCCTGTGCGTGGCCAACCACCGCACCTCCGAGGCCGACATCCGCCTGCTGTTCGACCTCATGACCACGCTTGGCCGCGAACTGGCGGCACAGGGACCGCAGGGGCTCCGGGCTCCGCAGCCCCCGCAGGCCTAA
- the rseP gene encoding RIP metalloprotease RseP, with amino-acid sequence MSSFLSVLLVLGGLIFFHELGHFLIARVFGIGVQTFSLGFGPRLFGWRGGQTDYRLSLVPLGGYVSLVGESEEAELPEGFEKHHSFTLRPAWQRLLVIAAGPVFNLLLAWFIYWGLFWAHGQFQLAPEVGRVQPESPAAIAGVAPGDRIVSIGGKPVQWWDDVAGSIVASEGRELVIAIDRNGTALSLNVKPEVRTRKTIFGEDEHTWLIGIQASGRTVSLPLDGSSAMKAGLDQTWRMIVITGQSVQKIFERVVPLDSVGGPIMIAQMVSEQSRQGLDNVLALTALISINLGLLNLLPIPVLDGGHIIFLTMEMIMRRPVNARLREITTRIGLAFLLALMLLATYNDIVRNLQ; translated from the coding sequence ATGAGCAGCTTCCTTTCGGTTCTTCTGGTCCTTGGCGGCCTGATCTTCTTTCACGAACTCGGGCATTTCCTGATCGCCCGGGTGTTCGGCATCGGCGTGCAGACCTTTTCGCTGGGCTTCGGCCCGCGCCTGTTCGGCTGGCGCGGCGGCCAGACCGACTACCGGCTGTCGCTGGTGCCGCTGGGCGGCTACGTGTCGCTGGTGGGCGAAAGTGAAGAGGCCGAACTGCCCGAAGGTTTCGAGAAGCACCACAGCTTCACCCTGCGCCCGGCGTGGCAGCGCCTGCTGGTCATTGCCGCCGGGCCGGTGTTCAACCTGCTGCTGGCGTGGTTCATCTACTGGGGGCTGTTCTGGGCGCACGGCCAGTTCCAACTGGCCCCGGAAGTGGGCCGGGTGCAGCCGGAAAGCCCCGCCGCCATCGCGGGCGTGGCCCCCGGCGACCGCATCGTGTCCATCGGCGGCAAGCCCGTGCAGTGGTGGGACGACGTGGCCGGGTCCATCGTGGCCAGCGAAGGCCGCGAACTGGTCATCGCCATCGACCGCAACGGCACCGCCCTGTCCCTGAACGTGAAGCCGGAGGTGCGCACCCGCAAGACCATCTTCGGCGAAGACGAGCACACCTGGCTCATCGGCATCCAGGCGTCCGGGCGCACCGTGTCCCTGCCGCTGGATGGTTCCTCGGCCATGAAGGCCGGACTGGACCAGACCTGGCGGATGATCGTCATCACCGGCCAGAGCGTGCAGAAGATCTTCGAGCGGGTGGTGCCGCTGGATTCGGTGGGCGGGCCCATCATGATCGCCCAGATGGTCAGCGAACAGTCGCGTCAGGGGCTGGACAACGTGCTGGCCCTCACCGCGCTGATCAGCATCAACCTGGGCCTGCTGAACCTGCTGCCCATACCGGTGCTGGACGGCGGGCACATCATCTTCCTGACCATGGAAATGATCATGCGCCGCCCGGTCAACGCCCGCCTGCGCGAAATTACAACCCGCATCGGCCTGGCCTTCCTGCTGGCCCTGATGCTGCTGGCCACCTACAACGACATCGTGCGGAACCTGCAATGA